In Entelurus aequoreus isolate RoL-2023_Sb linkage group LG12, RoL_Eaeq_v1.1, whole genome shotgun sequence, the DNA window tattgctttgtagcagcagcagctaagcacactctcacgtacacacactgttcaacacattgcccgaaggaccccggaaaagtaaacatagctgcccggtaaactgcctgactcaaaacagacgtaacttaaaggtgcatgactacaataatagcttgtttacgtcaacaataatatagtcaattatattcaacaattatcatattaaatagggaactttctcttactcttctgacaaagggaatttataacatatatatatatatatatatatatatatatatatatatatatatatatatatatatatatatatatatatatatatatatatatatatatatatatatatatatatatatatatatatatatatatatatatatatatatatatatatatatatatatatatatatatatatatatatatatatatatatatatatatatatatatatatatatatatatatcatgctttgtaatgggattttaatttttttatagtgactggacattttttataatatccacaaagttgatGAGCAGGttttgttatgtgtgaccatgtctgttgattgTTTGTGTTGGtttgataattattttttttgcaccatgactagggaaggttgtttgcattgggtcatatcagTAAATGTGGCTCCCATGTTCAGTCAGagcataattaaaggtcattgacctgaaaGGCTTGCAATGTCCACTCTTTGACTACAAAATGGcagattttttaaatgaatgcaatCTCCTTGCGGCCAAAATGAAGACGTTGGTGGGCCGCACTTGTccagcgggccgtagtttggacacccctgatataccgGTACAGGTATCAACTGGAGCATTGAGTCCTTGTTCTGCATCTTCAGGATCATTGCTGCAACAGGTGGATGCTGGAGGTAACGGTCAGGTGGTCGGGGTGACTCCCTCCACCAACCTCACCTACTGCCTGAGGAGCAACTACGCCTCGGCCTTTAAGGGAGTAGGCTCACTGAGCTGGACCTACCTGGGCCGGGCGATGAAGTCCTACAGCTGCGGACCCCTCTACGGATGCTGGGGGGTGGACCAGAGTAACCGCTTGTACGTCTCGCAGGTGGGGAGACACGCACGAAGGCAGACCTGGTTCTAGTCTGAGGGCCTGCCCACTGTAAGGTTGTGGTTTCACCACAGGTGTCGCCGACCACATGTTCCAGCAGCGGGTGGACACTGGTATCGACATCGATGAGCATGATCGACGTGAGCGCCGATGGGAGTGTTTTTGCAGTGAGCACCAGCGGTCTGGTCTACCAAAGGTGAGTCGCTACAGCTTTCCAGATccttgccatatcattttattgtgtgaatgttcaacattcacacatataagattctacaacaAAATAATCatctatttactattattattattattattattattattattattattgttattattattattattattattattattttgtgaatgttcaacattcacacatatacgattctacaccaaaaaaataatctatttattattattattattattattattttgagaatgtccaacactcacacatataagattctatacCAAAATAATCatctattaattattattattattgtgtgaatgtccaacattcacacatataagattctacaccaaaataatcatctatttattattattattattattattattattattattattattattattattattattattattttgtgaatgtccaacactcacacatataagattctactccAAAAAgctcatatatttattattattattattattattattattattattgttattattattgtgtgaatgtccaagcattgacacatataagattctacactaaaaatataatttatttattattattattattattattattattattattattgtgtgaatgtccaacattcacacatataatattcTACTCCAAAAAGATAatctatttattgttattattattattattgtgtgaatgcccaacactcacacatataagattctacaccaaaataatcatctatttattattattattattatcattattattattattattattattattattattattattttgtgaatgtcctacactcacacatataagattctacaccaaaataatcatctatttattattattattattatcattattattattattattattattattattattattattttgtgaatgtcctacactcacacatataagattctacaacaaaaagatcatgtatgtattattattattattattattattattattattattattatgtgattgtccaacattcacacatatacgaTTCTAATCCAAAAagaacatatatttattattattattattattattattattattattattattattattattattattattttgtgaatgtcctacactcacacatataagattctacaccaaaaagataatctatttattattattattattattattattactattattattattattattattattattattattttgtgaatgtaCAACATTCACACGTATAAGATTCTTCCCCAAAaagatcatctatttattattagtatATTTTTTTGAATGTACAACATTTTCACATACAAGATTCTACCCCAAAAagatcatatatttattattattattattaatatcattattattattatttttattattatgattatgatgatgatgatgatgatgattattgttattattattgtgtgaatgtccaaacattcacacatataagattctacattAAAAAGATAAtctatttattactattattattattattattattattattatcatttgtattatcattattatttttattaatattattattattttggcaaTATCCAACACATATAAGATTGtactccaaaaaatattttatttattattattattattattgtgtgaatgtcccggttttcccggaatttcccagAAAGTTCTCCCCATCGACAATGAATGGAAAATATACAAACCTTAACatacatcccacatttctcatcccaatggaagcgttccaacatccacacactccactcagcctggacattcaaacatttcagttccactcacaCGTGTCGGCACTTGGGCGACTTGCCCACATGGGGCATTCACACGCAGTTCCTACCAAACTTGCACATTGTAGTACTTCCATATTGTGTGTGTCGTAACAGGACTGGCATCAGCAGAAGTCGCCCGCAAGGCGTGGGCTGGTCGTCTGTTCCAATGTGCATGGCCATCACCTCCGTCAGCTACGACCTGGGACAACTCTGGGCCTTGACCAGTTCTGGGTTGCTCATGCAGTGCACCCATTAAGATCATCCTTTGGATTTGGATTGACCAACATGTACTCAACTCTTTCCAGTTCTCGCATCAACGAcaataaacagcatgattatataAATCTATCTTGGAATGAAAAATGATAAACAGAAATTTGCTCAAATCATAAATTCAAATAAACTATTTCCAACTTGTCTTATTACAACTTGTAAAATCTGATTGTTTTATTTCATGAGGAACGGCTGCaaaatattattatgttttatttcccCTGCACAAtataattatgttttatttacaCATAGTTTATTGCCATTGTActtcaaaaatagaacaaaaatgaGTTTACAGTCCAAGCACAAACTTACAATGTAGAGTCACAGGCCAGACCGCACAGGAAGACGACAGGAACTAAAGGGTTTTCCCGTgcttgcttttcaaaataaaataatttcaaaagCTAAAACAGTCACGATATTGGCTGTTCATTACTTACTATATGAGGGGCCCCTCTTAGATATGAGGGgctgttagggacattattcagaattacctctcacatacactactgaaatgctctcacataaacaactgaaatgtttttctctcacaaacactactgaaacactctcatacacatactcttatacacactactgaaacactcttatacacactactgaaacactcttatacacactactgaaacactcttatacacactactgaaacactctcatacacactactgaaacactcttatacacactactgaaacactcttatacacactactgaaacactcttatacacactactgaaacactctcatacacactactgaaacgctctcacacactactgaaacactctcatacacatactcttatacaccctactgaaacactctcatacacactactgaaatactcttatacacaCACTCTTATacccactactgaaacactcttacacacactactgaaacattcttatacacactactgaaacactttcatacacactaccgaaacattcttatacacacactcttatacacttgtatacacactactgaaacactcttatacacactactgaaacactctcatacacactactgaaacactctcatacacaccactgaaacactgttgtacacactactgaaacactctcacacacactactgaaaaactttcatacacactactgaaacactcgtatacacacaactgaaacactcttatacacacttctgaaacactttcatacacactaccgaaacattcttatacacacactcttatacacttgtatacacactactgaaaaactcttatacacactactgaaacactctcatacacactactgaaacactctcatacacaccactgaaacactgttgtacacactactgaaacactctcacacacactactgaaaaactttcatacacactactgaaacactcgtatacacacaactgaaacactcttatacacactactgaaacactcttatacacactactgaaacactctcatacacactactgaaacactctcatacacactaccaaaacactcttatacacactcttatacactcgtatacacac includes these proteins:
- the LOC133662344 gene encoding fish-egg lectin-like; the protein is MKVTVGFLLVLCHLAATRAWTCKEAPRLSSARQIAAGHGQVLARSSYNRVYFLSGTSWYRLGSVSLKDVSVGPSGIWGVDYTNKVYKFIAGEFRPSSGSLLQQVDAGGNGQVVGVTPSTNLTYCLRSNYASAFKGVGSLSWTYLGRAMKSYSCGPLYGCWGVDQSNRLYVSQVSPTTCSSSGWTLVSTSMSMIDVSADGSVFAVSTSGLVYQRTGISRSRPQGVGWSSVPMCMAITSVSYDLGQLWALTSSGLLMQCTH